The Malus sylvestris chromosome 12, drMalSylv7.2, whole genome shotgun sequence genome contains a region encoding:
- the LOC126592813 gene encoding probable carboxylesterase 15 yields MGSLPHIVEDCMGVLQVFSDGSINRCSLTDINFNIPVIDDGSVGFKDITFDKKHKLSLRLYKPKSTNQDSKLPVVFYFHGGGFCVGSHVWPNCHNCCIRLSSGLQALVVSPDYRLAPEHKLPAAIDDAVSAVEWLQREASGESTNNCDAWIGGTADFDRVFILGDSSGGNMAHHLAVRLATGSIKPAPIRVRGFVLLAPFFGGAERTKSEEGPCEALLSLEILDRFWRLSMPVGETRDHPMVNPFGPNSPNLEKVALDPILVIVGGNELLKDRVESYWRKLKDLGKKIEYVEFEGEQHGFLTNDPYSEVSNEALQVIKRFMTENSN; encoded by the exons atgggttCCCTCCCTCACATAGTAGAAGATTGCATGGGCGTCCTCCAAGTCTTTAGCGACGGTTCGATCAACCGTTGCTCTTTAACGGACATAAACTTCAACATTCCTGTCATTGATGACGGCTCCGTGGGCTTCAAAGACATCACTTTCGacaaaaaacacaaactttcCCTTCGTTTATACAAACCCAAATCGACAAACCAAGATTCCAAGCTCCCCGTGGTGTTCTACTTCCACGGTGGCGGCTTCTGTGTTGGCTCACACGTGTGGCCAAACTGCCACAATTGCTGCATCCGCCTGTCGTCGGGGCTGCAGGCACTTGTGGTATCTCCCGACTATAGGCTTGCTCCAGAGCACAAACTTCCGGCCGCGATTGACGATGCAGTGAGTGCAGTGGAGTGGCTGCAGAGGGAGGCTTCGGGAGAGAGCACGAATAACTGTGATGCATGGATTGGTGGTACAGCTGACTTCGACCGGGTTTTTATATTGGGTGACTCTTCAGGTGGGAATATGGCTCACCACCTGGCGGTTCGGCTCGCGACGGGGTCGATCAAGCCGGCTCCGATTAGGGTACGCGGGTTTGTGCTGCTGGCGCCATTTTTTGGTGGGGCGGAAAGGACAAAGTCAGAGGAAGGTCCTTGTGAGGCATTGTTGAGTTTGGAAATACTTGACAG ATTTTGGAGGCTTTCGATGCCAGTAGGAGAAACCAGAGACCATCCAATGGTCAACCCATTTGGACCAAACAGTCCAAACCTTGAGAAGGTGGCCCTTGATCCCATCTTGGTTATCGTGGGTGGTAATGAACTGTTGAAAGATAGGGTGGAGAGCTACTGGAGAAAGTTAAAAGATTTGGGAAAGAAAATTGAGTATGTCGAATTTGAAGGAGAGCAACATGGCTTTTTAACTAATGATCCATACTCAGAAGTCTCGaatgaagctttgcaagttaTTAAAAGATTTATGACCGAAAACTCCAACTGA